From one Streptomyces sp. R41 genomic stretch:
- the murF gene encoding UDP-N-acetylmuramoyl-tripeptide--D-alanyl-D-alanine ligase translates to MIALSLAEIAAVVGGQTYDIPDPAVQVTGPVVRDSREVESGSLFVAFVGERVDGHDFAQAVVDAGAVAVLASRPVGVPAIVVADVQAALGALARHVVERLGATLVALTGSAGKTSTKDLIAQVLRSKAPTVFTPGSLNNEIGLPLTALSATEETRFLVLEMGARGIGHIRYLADLTPPKIGLVLNVGTAHIGEFGGREQIAQAKGELVEGLPEDGAAVLNADDPLVRAMASRTKARVILFGESDEADVRAENVRLTETGQPSFSLRTPSGCSDVTMRLYGEHHVSNALAAAAVAHELGMSADEIALALSEAGSLSRWRMEVTERPDGVTVVNDAYNANPESMRAALRALAAMGKGRRTWAVLGQMAELGDEALAEHDAVGRLAVRLNVSKLVAVGGREASWLQLGAYNEGSWGEESVHVSDAQAAVDLLRSELRPGDVVLVKASRSVGLERVAQALLDSGVEGEVAAR, encoded by the coding sequence GTGATCGCCCTCTCTCTCGCCGAGATCGCAGCAGTCGTCGGCGGGCAGACGTACGACATACCGGATCCGGCGGTACAGGTCACCGGACCGGTCGTCAGAGACTCCCGTGAGGTGGAGTCCGGCAGCCTCTTCGTCGCCTTCGTCGGCGAGCGCGTGGACGGCCACGACTTCGCCCAGGCGGTCGTGGACGCCGGTGCGGTCGCCGTACTGGCGTCCCGACCCGTCGGCGTGCCCGCCATCGTCGTCGCGGACGTACAGGCGGCTCTCGGCGCTCTCGCCCGGCATGTCGTCGAACGGCTCGGCGCGACCCTCGTGGCCCTCACCGGTTCCGCGGGCAAGACCAGCACCAAGGACCTGATCGCCCAGGTCCTGAGGAGCAAGGCGCCGACGGTCTTCACGCCCGGCTCGCTCAACAACGAGATCGGGCTGCCGCTCACCGCGCTCAGCGCCACCGAGGAGACCAGGTTCCTCGTGCTGGAGATGGGGGCGCGCGGTATCGGCCACATCCGTTACCTCGCGGACCTCACCCCGCCGAAGATCGGTCTCGTCCTCAATGTCGGCACCGCCCACATCGGCGAGTTCGGCGGCCGCGAGCAAATCGCGCAAGCAAAGGGCGAGTTGGTCGAAGGGCTCCCCGAGGACGGCGCCGCGGTCCTCAACGCCGACGATCCCCTCGTACGCGCGATGGCGTCCCGTACGAAGGCCCGCGTGATTCTCTTCGGAGAGTCCGACGAAGCGGACGTACGCGCCGAGAACGTCCGTCTCACGGAGACTGGACAGCCTTCCTTCAGCCTTCGCACACCCTCCGGGTGCAGTGACGTGACCATGCGCCTGTACGGTGAGCACCACGTGTCGAACGCGCTCGCCGCGGCCGCCGTCGCCCATGAGCTGGGCATGTCCGCAGACGAGATCGCCCTCGCGCTCTCCGAGGCGGGCTCCCTCTCCCGCTGGCGGATGGAGGTCACCGAGCGCCCGGACGGCGTGACGGTCGTCAACGACGCCTACAACGCGAACCCCGAGTCCATGCGAGCCGCCCTGCGCGCGCTCGCGGCGATGGGCAAGGGGCGGCGGACCTGGGCGGTGCTCGGTCAGATGGCCGAGCTCGGGGACGAGGCGCTCGCCGAGCACGACGCGGTCGGGCGGCTCGCCGTCCGGCTCAACGTCAGCAAGCTCGTCGCGGTCGGGGGCAGGGAAGCGTCCTGGCTCCAACTGGGCGCATATAACGAGGGTTCGTGGGGTGAGGAGTCGGTGCACGTGTCCGACGCACAGGCGGCTGTCGACCTGTTGCGCAGTGAACTGCGCCCAGGGGACGTCGTACTCGTGAAGGCGTCCAGGTCGGTCGGGCTCGAACGGGTGGCGCAAGCGCTGCTCGACAGCGGCGTTGAGGGTGAGGTTGCCGCCCGATGA
- the murD gene encoding UDP-N-acetylmuramoyl-L-alanine--D-glutamate ligase — MGSQEVTDWQGKNVTVAGLGVSGIPAAKVLHGLGAVVTVVNDGDDERARAQAAELEALGITVRLGDGATLPEGTELIVTAPGWKPDKPLFAAAAEAGVPVWGDVELAWRLRGPDAAPWLAVTGTNGKTTTVQMLASILKAAGLRTAAVGNIGVSLLDAVLGEEQYDVLAVELSSYQLHWAPSLRAHSAAVLNLAPDHLDWHGSMEAYAADKGRIYEGNRVACVYNAADKATEDLVREADVEEGCRAIGFTLAAPGPSQLGVVEGILVDRAFVENRQKNAQELAEVSDVNPPAPHNIANALAAAALARAFGVPAQAVRDGLRAFEPDAHRIAHVADVDGVAYVDDSKATNTHAAEASLAAYESIVWIAGGLAKGATFDELVAKSAQRLRGVVLIGADRALIREALARHAPEVPVVDLERTDTGAMLAAVQEARGLAHTGDTVLLAPACASMDMFANYNKRGDAFAEAVRELGAANA; from the coding sequence ATGGGCAGCCAAGAAGTGACCGACTGGCAGGGCAAGAACGTCACCGTCGCCGGGCTCGGCGTCTCCGGCATCCCGGCGGCCAAGGTCCTGCACGGCCTCGGCGCGGTCGTCACGGTCGTCAACGACGGCGACGACGAGCGCGCCCGGGCCCAGGCCGCGGAGCTGGAGGCGCTCGGCATCACCGTGCGCCTCGGTGACGGCGCGACCCTGCCCGAGGGCACCGAGCTCATCGTCACCGCGCCGGGCTGGAAGCCGGACAAGCCGCTGTTCGCCGCGGCCGCCGAGGCGGGCGTCCCCGTCTGGGGCGACGTCGAGCTCGCCTGGCGGCTGCGCGGCCCCGACGCCGCGCCCTGGCTCGCGGTCACCGGCACCAATGGCAAGACCACGACCGTCCAGATGCTCGCCTCGATCCTGAAGGCGGCCGGACTGCGTACGGCTGCGGTCGGCAACATCGGCGTCTCGCTGCTTGACGCGGTCCTCGGCGAGGAGCAGTACGACGTCCTCGCCGTCGAGCTCTCCAGCTATCAGCTGCACTGGGCGCCCTCGCTGCGCGCCCACTCCGCCGCCGTACTGAATCTGGCGCCCGATCACCTCGACTGGCACGGCTCCATGGAGGCGTACGCCGCCGACAAGGGCCGTATCTACGAGGGCAATCGGGTCGCCTGCGTGTACAACGCGGCCGACAAGGCCACCGAGGACCTGGTGCGCGAGGCGGACGTCGAGGAGGGCTGCCGGGCGATCGGCTTCACGCTCGCCGCGCCGGGGCCGTCCCAACTCGGCGTCGTGGAAGGCATCCTGGTCGACCGCGCCTTCGTCGAGAACCGGCAGAAGAACGCCCAGGAGCTGGCGGAGGTGTCGGACGTCAATCCGCCCGCCCCGCACAACATCGCCAACGCCCTTGCGGCGGCGGCCCTGGCGCGCGCCTTCGGGGTGCCCGCCCAGGCCGTACGCGACGGGCTGAGGGCCTTCGAGCCGGACGCCCACCGCATCGCGCACGTCGCCGACGTGGACGGGGTCGCGTACGTCGACGACTCCAAGGCCACCAACACCCATGCCGCGGAAGCCTCTTTGGCGGCGTACGAGTCGATCGTGTGGATCGCGGGCGGGCTCGCCAAGGGCGCGACCTTCGACGAGCTGGTCGCCAAGTCGGCACAGCGGCTTCGGGGCGTCGTCCTGATCGGTGCGGACCGTGCCCTCATCCGGGAAGCGCTCGCGCGACACGCGCCGGAAGTACCCGTCGTCGACCTTGAGCGGACCGACACTGGGGCGATGCTCGCGGCGGTTCAGGAGGCGCGGGGGCTCGCTCACACCGGTGACACGGTGCTGTTGGCCCCGGCTTGCGCCTCGATGGACATGTTTGCCAATTACAACAAGCGCGGGGACGCGTTCGCGGAGGCGGTCCGCGAACTCGGCGCCGCGAACGCCTGA
- a CDS encoding peptidoglycan D,D-transpeptidase FtsI family protein gives MSDREPPRRRVPGPARPVRPGGQRRPGPGARPARRPSAPRPSGPRVIRLGSPRPRLRMVSLALTLVMVAFVVRLLQVQAVDASTYAAKAEQNRYVGRTLAAERGGITDRNGVELATSVDAYDITADPTMFTQTATKVTDAPEQAAALLAPILGQSMDAVAKKLKAKNTRYTLLAHRQTPEVWKQIKDLKTTLGAKAETDKSTVNVLAGVLAVPASKRVYPNGDLAAGILGWVNADGKGGGGIEQQLNKELAGKDGKIRYAQSGGRQVPTVGSTETPAVAGSDVELTIDRDIQWAAQNAITEQVKKSHADRGYVIVQDTRTGQVLAMANSPGFDPNDLSQANSAAMGNAALQDAYEPGSTAKLMSMAAVLQENVATPDTHVVVPNRLHRGDRLFQDDVDHPTWYLTLNGVLAKSSNIGTILATGQLGKTQKEANRVLYSYLRKFGIGSHTGLGFPGETAGILAPPDTWSTSQQYTIPFGQGVSINAMQAASVYSTIANGGVRIEPTLVRGTKGPDGRFTPAAQPKKTRVVSEKAAKALAQMLESVVDDEQGTGIKARIPGYRVAGKTGTANRVDPATGKYHGYTSSFAGFAPADNPRITVYCAIQNATKGSYFGGQTCGPIYKQVMEFALKTLQVPPTGAKAANLPVSFQP, from the coding sequence GTGTCCGACAGGGAACCGCCGCGCCGCCGCGTGCCCGGCCCCGCCAGGCCCGTACGCCCCGGAGGCCAGCGCCGCCCGGGCCCCGGTGCCCGCCCCGCACGCCGCCCGAGCGCACCCCGGCCGAGCGGCCCGCGCGTCATCCGGCTCGGCAGCCCCCGCCCGCGCCTGCGCATGGTCAGCCTCGCGCTGACCCTGGTGATGGTCGCCTTCGTCGTACGGCTGCTCCAGGTACAGGCCGTGGACGCGAGCACGTATGCCGCGAAGGCGGAACAGAACCGGTACGTCGGACGCACCCTGGCCGCCGAGCGCGGCGGGATCACCGACCGCAACGGCGTGGAGCTGGCGACGAGCGTGGACGCGTACGACATCACGGCCGATCCGACGATGTTCACGCAGACGGCGACGAAGGTGACCGACGCGCCCGAGCAGGCCGCGGCGCTGCTCGCCCCGATTCTCGGCCAGAGCATGGACGCCGTCGCCAAGAAGCTGAAGGCGAAGAACACCCGCTACACCCTGCTCGCGCACCGCCAGACCCCCGAGGTCTGGAAGCAGATCAAGGACCTGAAGACCACGCTCGGGGCCAAGGCGGAGACGGACAAGAGCACGGTCAACGTCCTCGCGGGCGTCCTCGCGGTCCCGGCCAGCAAGCGTGTGTACCCGAACGGTGATCTCGCCGCCGGGATACTGGGCTGGGTCAACGCCGACGGCAAGGGCGGCGGCGGCATCGAGCAGCAGCTGAACAAGGAGCTCGCCGGCAAGGACGGCAAGATCCGCTACGCCCAGTCCGGCGGCCGTCAGGTGCCCACCGTGGGCTCCACCGAGACGCCTGCCGTGGCCGGCTCCGACGTCGAGCTGACCATCGACCGGGACATCCAGTGGGCCGCGCAGAACGCCATCACCGAGCAGGTGAAGAAGTCCCATGCGGACCGCGGGTACGTGATAGTGCAGGACACCCGGACCGGCCAGGTCCTCGCCATGGCCAACTCGCCCGGCTTCGATCCGAACGACCTCTCCCAGGCCAACTCGGCGGCCATGGGCAACGCGGCCCTCCAGGACGCCTACGAGCCGGGCTCCACCGCCAAGCTCATGTCGATGGCCGCCGTCCTCCAGGAGAACGTCGCCACGCCCGACACGCATGTGGTCGTGCCCAACCGGCTGCACCGCGGCGACCGGCTCTTCCAGGACGACGTCGACCACCCGACCTGGTACCTGACGCTGAATGGCGTGCTCGCCAAGTCCAGCAACATCGGCACCATCCTGGCGACCGGACAGCTCGGCAAGACGCAGAAGGAGGCCAACCGGGTCCTCTACTCGTATCTGCGCAAGTTCGGCATCGGCAGTCACACCGGGCTCGGCTTCCCCGGTGAGACCGCGGGCATCCTCGCGCCCCCCGACACCTGGTCGACCTCGCAGCAGTACACGATTCCTTTCGGCCAGGGCGTGTCGATCAACGCCATGCAGGCGGCCTCCGTCTACTCGACGATCGCCAACGGCGGCGTACGCATCGAGCCGACGCTGGTGCGCGGCACCAAGGGGCCCGACGGCCGCTTCACCCCCGCCGCCCAGCCCAAGAAGACAAGGGTCGTGAGCGAGAAGGCGGCGAAGGCCCTCGCCCAGATGCTGGAGTCCGTCGTGGACGACGAGCAGGGCACCGGCATCAAGGCGCGCATCCCCGGCTACCGAGTCGCGGGCAAGACGGGTACGGCCAACCGCGTGGATCCGGCCACCGGCAAGTACCACGGCTACACCTCGTCATTCGCCGGATTCGCCCCCGCGGACAACCCGAGAATCACCGTCTACTGCGCCATTCAGAACGCCACCAAGGGCAGCTACTTCGGCGGCCAGACCTGCGGACCCATCTACAAGCAGGTCATGGAGTTCGCCCTGAAGACCCTCCAGGTCCCGCCCACCGGGGCGAAGGCCGCGAACCTGCCCGTCAGCTTCCAGCCGTGA
- the ftsW gene encoding putative lipid II flippase FtsW: protein MPSSRTGRPPVQRATGRSPVARTSRDNPVGRLYTRARKAWDRPLTAYYLILGGSLLITVLGLVMVYSASQITALQLSLPGSYFFRKQFLAAAIGGVLLLVASRMPVKLHRALAYPMLAGSVFLMILVQVPGIGLAINGNQNWISLGGSFQIQPSEFGKLALVLWGADLIARKEDKRLLTQWKHMLVPLVPVAFMLLGLIMLGGDMGTAIILTAILFGLLWLAGAPTRLFVGVLAVAGTLGVILIKTSPNRMARFSCIGATEPGTGVTSCWQAVHGIYALASGGLFGSGLGASVEKWGQLPEAHTDFIFAVTGEELGLAGTLSVLALFAALGYAGIRVAGRTEDPFVRYAAGGVTTWITAQAVINIGAVLGLLPIAGVPLPLFSYGGSALLPTMFAIGLLIAFARDEPAARAALAMRQPRFGRKRAAVRGSVGAAGPRRWNTMRRRAAARSSGER from the coding sequence ATGCCCAGTAGTCGTACAGGCCGACCTCCCGTGCAGCGGGCCACCGGGCGGTCCCCCGTCGCCCGGACGTCGCGCGACAACCCCGTAGGCCGTCTCTACACCCGCGCCCGCAAGGCCTGGGACCGGCCGCTGACCGCGTACTACCTGATCCTCGGTGGCAGTCTGCTGATCACCGTGCTCGGCCTGGTGATGGTGTACTCGGCGTCGCAGATCACGGCGCTGCAGCTGTCGCTGCCCGGGTCGTACTTCTTCCGCAAGCAGTTCCTGGCGGCCGCGATCGGCGGGGTGCTGCTGCTCGTCGCCTCGCGGATGCCGGTGAAGCTGCACCGGGCGCTGGCGTATCCGATGCTGGCCGGGTCGGTCTTCCTGATGATCCTGGTGCAGGTGCCCGGGATAGGACTCGCGATCAACGGCAATCAGAACTGGATCTCCCTCGGCGGCTCCTTCCAGATCCAGCCCAGCGAGTTCGGCAAGCTCGCCCTCGTGCTGTGGGGCGCCGACCTGATCGCCCGCAAGGAGGACAAGCGGCTGCTCACGCAGTGGAAGCACATGCTGGTGCCGCTCGTCCCGGTGGCGTTCATGCTGCTCGGGCTGATCATGCTCGGCGGCGACATGGGGACGGCGATCATCCTCACCGCGATCCTGTTCGGCCTGCTGTGGCTGGCCGGTGCGCCGACCCGGCTGTTCGTGGGCGTGCTGGCCGTCGCCGGCACGCTCGGCGTGATCCTCATCAAGACGAGCCCGAACCGCATGGCCCGGTTCTCCTGCATCGGTGCCACCGAACCCGGCACCGGAGTCACCTCGTGCTGGCAGGCCGTGCACGGGATCTACGCGCTCGCCTCCGGCGGGCTCTTCGGTTCCGGACTCGGTGCGAGCGTGGAAAAATGGGGCCAACTGCCCGAAGCCCACACCGACTTCATCTTCGCCGTCACCGGTGAGGAACTGGGCCTCGCGGGGACGCTGTCGGTGCTCGCCCTCTTCGCGGCTCTAGGCTATGCGGGTATCCGCGTGGCCGGACGCACGGAGGACCCCTTCGTGAGGTATGCCGCGGGAGGCGTGACCACCTGGATCACGGCCCAGGCCGTGATCAACATCGGTGCGGTGCTCGGTCTGCTGCCGATCGCCGGAGTCCCGCTCCCGCTGTTCTCCTACGGGGGTTCCGCCCTGCTGCCGACCATGTTCGCCATCGGGCTGCTGATCGCCTTCGCACGCGACGAGCCCGCTGCGCGGGCGGCGCTTGCGATGCGGCAACCCCGCTTTGGTAGAAAGCGGGCTGCGGTGAGAGGCTCCGTGGGGGCCGCGGGGCCTCGGAGATGGAACAC
- the mraY gene encoding phospho-N-acetylmuramoyl-pentapeptide-transferase, protein MMKQILFAGVIGLFLTLVGTPLLIKLLARKGYGQYIRDDGPREHHAKRGTPTMGGIAFILATLIAYFLSKVITGKPPTFSGLLVLGLMAGMGLVGFLDDYIKIVKRRSLGLRAKAKMAGQLTVGIAFAVLSLQFADNRGNTPASTKLSFVQDFGWSIGPVLFVVWALFMILAMSNGVNLTDGLDGLATGASVMVFGAYTFIGVWQFQESCANATTLTNPAACYEVRDPLDLAVVASALMGACFGFLWWNTSPAKIFMGDTGSLALGGALAGLAICSRTEFLIALLGGLFVLITMSVVIQVGSFRLTGKRVFRMAPLQHHFELKGWSEVLVVVRFWIIQGMCVIVGLGLFYAGWAAKK, encoded by the coding sequence ATGATGAAGCAGATCCTGTTCGCAGGAGTCATTGGCCTCTTCCTGACCCTGGTCGGCACCCCGCTGCTGATCAAGCTGCTGGCCCGGAAGGGCTACGGCCAGTACATCCGCGACGACGGCCCGCGCGAGCACCACGCCAAGCGCGGTACACCGACCATGGGTGGTATCGCCTTCATCCTGGCGACGCTCATCGCGTACTTCCTCAGCAAGGTGATCACCGGCAAGCCGCCGACGTTCTCCGGACTGCTGGTGCTCGGCCTGATGGCGGGTATGGGCCTGGTCGGCTTCCTCGACGACTACATCAAGATCGTCAAGCGCCGGTCGCTGGGTCTGCGGGCCAAGGCGAAGATGGCCGGCCAGCTGACCGTCGGTATCGCCTTCGCGGTGCTCTCGCTGCAGTTCGCGGACAACCGCGGCAACACCCCGGCCTCCACGAAGCTCTCCTTCGTCCAGGACTTCGGCTGGTCCATCGGCCCGGTGCTGTTCGTGGTCTGGGCGCTGTTCATGATCCTCGCCATGTCGAACGGCGTGAACCTCACGGACGGTCTGGACGGTCTCGCCACCGGCGCCTCCGTGATGGTCTTCGGCGCGTACACGTTCATCGGCGTCTGGCAGTTCCAGGAGTCCTGCGCCAACGCGACGACCCTGACCAACCCGGCCGCGTGCTACGAAGTACGTGATCCACTCGACCTCGCGGTCGTCGCCTCCGCGCTGATGGGCGCCTGCTTCGGCTTCCTGTGGTGGAACACCTCGCCCGCCAAGATCTTCATGGGCGACACCGGGTCGCTGGCTCTCGGCGGCGCGCTCGCGGGTCTGGCGATCTGCTCCCGCACGGAGTTCCTGATCGCGCTGCTCGGCGGTCTCTTCGTCCTGATCACCATGTCGGTCGTCATCCAGGTCGGCTCCTTCCGCCTGACCGGCAAGCGCGTCTTCCGCATGGCTCCGCTCCAGCACCACTTCGAACTCAAGGGGTGGTCCGAAGTCCTTGTGGTGGTCCGGTTCTGGATCATTCAGGGCATGTGCGTCATCGTGGGTCTGGGCCTCTTCTACGCAGGATGGGCAGCCAAGAAGTGA
- a CDS encoding UDP-N-acetylmuramoyl-L-alanyl-D-glutamate--2,6-diaminopimelate ligase, with amino-acid sequence MTYPGPPRPVHVSAAPLAELADQLGAAAPASTAEVTGITHDSRAVRPGDLYAALPGARLHGADFVTQAAGLGAVAVLTDPTGAERAAATGLPVLVVDDPRGRMGELAATIYGHPGRDLLQIGITGTSGKTTTAYLVEGGLKTVRSTGLIGTVEMRIGEERIKSERTTPEATDLQALFAVMRERGVEAVAMEVSSHALVLGRVDGCVFDIAVFNNLSPEHMEFHSDMEDYFRAKAQLFTPKRSKLGVINLDDEYGRRLAKEATVPVVTFSAEGHPDADWRAQDVEVGPMDSTFTAIGPKGERITARSPLAGPFNVANTLAAIVALAVAGLDPQTAADGIAAVPGVPGRLERVDAGQPYLAVVDYAHKTDAVESVLRALRKVTSGRLHVVLGCGGDRDKTKRMPMGAAVARLADTAVLTSDNPRSEDPLAILATMLAGAAEVPSHERGEVQVFEDRAAAIAAAVARAQPGDTVLVAGKGHEQGQDIAGVVRPFDDRQVLREAIQKTQG; translated from the coding sequence GTGACATATCCGGGGCCGCCACGACCGGTTCACGTCTCCGCCGCACCCCTCGCGGAACTGGCCGATCAGCTGGGTGCCGCCGCCCCGGCGTCGACCGCGGAGGTCACGGGCATCACCCATGACTCGCGGGCCGTGCGCCCCGGCGATCTGTACGCCGCGCTGCCCGGCGCCCGCCTGCACGGCGCCGACTTCGTGACCCAGGCGGCCGGCCTCGGTGCCGTTGCCGTGCTGACCGACCCGACCGGCGCCGAGCGCGCCGCCGCCACGGGCCTCCCGGTCCTGGTCGTCGACGATCCGCGCGGGCGGATGGGCGAGCTCGCGGCCACGATCTACGGCCACCCCGGGCGCGACCTGCTCCAGATCGGGATCACCGGCACCTCCGGCAAGACCACGACGGCGTATCTCGTCGAGGGCGGCCTGAAGACGGTCCGCTCCACCGGTCTGATCGGCACTGTCGAGATGCGCATCGGCGAGGAGCGGATCAAGTCGGAGCGCACCACCCCCGAAGCCACCGACCTCCAGGCCCTGTTCGCGGTCATGCGCGAGCGCGGGGTCGAGGCGGTCGCGATGGAGGTCTCCAGCCACGCGCTGGTCCTCGGCCGCGTGGACGGCTGCGTCTTCGACATCGCCGTCTTCAACAACCTCAGCCCGGAACACATGGAGTTCCACTCCGACATGGAGGACTATTTCCGGGCCAAGGCGCAGCTGTTCACACCGAAGCGCAGCAAACTCGGCGTCATCAACCTCGACGACGAGTACGGCCGCAGGCTCGCCAAGGAGGCCACCGTCCCGGTCGTCACCTTCTCCGCCGAGGGGCACCCCGACGCCGACTGGCGCGCCCAGGACGTCGAAGTCGGCCCTATGGACTCGACGTTCACCGCGATCGGCCCCAAGGGCGAGCGGATCACCGCCAGGTCGCCGCTCGCGGGCCCCTTCAACGTGGCGAACACCCTTGCCGCGATCGTCGCCCTCGCCGTCGCAGGGCTCGACCCGCAGACCGCCGCCGACGGCATCGCGGCCGTGCCGGGCGTCCCGGGCCGCCTGGAGCGCGTGGACGCGGGCCAGCCCTACCTGGCCGTCGTCGACTACGCCCACAAGACGGACGCCGTCGAATCGGTCCTGCGCGCCCTGCGCAAGGTGACGAGCGGTCGTCTGCACGTGGTGCTCGGTTGCGGCGGCGACCGAGACAAGACCAAGCGGATGCCGATGGGCGCGGCCGTGGCCCGGCTCGCCGACACCGCCGTACTGACCTCCGACAACCCTCGCTCCGAGGACCCCCTCGCGATCCTCGCGACGATGCTCGCGGGCGCCGCCGAGGTGCCGTCGCACGAGCGCGGTGAGGTCCAGGTCTTCGAGGACCGGGCCGCGGCCATCGCCGCCGCCGTCGCGCGCGCACAGCCGGGTGACACCGTGCTGGTCGCGGGAAAGGGCCACGAACAGGGCCAGGACATCGCCGGGGTGGTGCGTCCCTTCGACGACCGCCAGGTGCTTCGCGAAGCTATCCAGAAGACCCAGGGATGA
- the rsmH gene encoding 16S rRNA (cytosine(1402)-N(4))-methyltransferase RsmH, producing the protein MSQSRHVPVMLQRCLDMLAPALTEPGAVVVDCTLGLGGHSEAMLTRFPGARLVALDRDKEALRLSGERLAPFGDRATLVHAVYDELPDVLDRLGIPRVQGVLFDLGVSSMQLDEADRGFAYAQDAPLDMRMDQTTGISAAEVLNTYPAGELVRILRAYGEEKQAKRIVSAIVREREKEPFSNSARLVELIRDSLPQAAKRTGGNPAKRTFQALRIEVNGELSVLERAIPAAVKALAVGGRIAVLSYHSLEDRLVKHVFAAGAATTAPPGLPVVPERYQPRLKLLTRGAELPTEEEVAENRRAAPARLRGAQRIREDAE; encoded by the coding sequence TTGAGCCAGAGTCGACACGTCCCGGTGATGCTCCAGCGGTGCCTGGACATGTTGGCCCCGGCCCTCACCGAGCCGGGAGCCGTCGTCGTGGACTGCACCCTGGGACTCGGCGGTCACAGTGAGGCGATGCTCACCCGGTTCCCCGGGGCCCGGCTCGTGGCCCTCGACCGCGACAAGGAGGCGCTGCGCCTCTCCGGGGAGCGGCTCGCCCCCTTCGGCGACCGTGCCACCCTCGTGCACGCGGTCTACGACGAACTCCCCGACGTGCTCGACCGCCTGGGCATCCCGCGCGTCCAGGGCGTGCTGTTCGACCTCGGCGTCTCCTCCATGCAACTCGACGAGGCGGACCGCGGGTTCGCGTACGCGCAGGACGCCCCGCTCGACATGCGCATGGACCAGACGACCGGCATCAGCGCGGCCGAGGTGCTCAACACCTATCCGGCCGGCGAACTGGTGCGGATCCTGCGCGCGTACGGCGAGGAGAAGCAGGCCAAGCGGATCGTGTCCGCGATCGTGCGCGAACGCGAGAAGGAGCCCTTCAGCAACAGCGCGCGGCTCGTCGAGCTGATCCGTGACTCGTTGCCCCAGGCGGCCAAGCGCACCGGCGGCAACCCCGCCAAGCGCACCTTCCAGGCGTTGCGCATCGAGGTCAACGGCGAACTCAGCGTCCTGGAGAGGGCGATTCCGGCGGCCGTGAAGGCTCTCGCCGTCGGTGGCCGCATCGCCGTGCTGTCGTACCACTCGCTGGAGGACCGGCTGGTCAAGCACGTGTTCGCGGCCGGCGCCGCCACCACCGCGCCGCCCGGCCTGCCGGTCGTCCCCGAGCGCTACCAGCCCCGGCTCAAGCTGCTCACCCGCGGTGCCGAACTTCCCACGGAGGAAGAGGTCGCCGAGAACCGACGAGCGGCTCCCGCCCGGCTGCGGGGGGCGCAGCGCATCCGCGAGGACGCCGAGTGA
- a CDS encoding beta-class carbonic anhydrase, which produces MTTSASVPTEPEDAIASDGTVTDRLVEANEQYAAAFTDPGMDARPVLHVAVVACMDARLDLHAALGLELGDCHTIRNAGGVVTDDVIRSLTISQRALGTRSVVLIHHTGCGLESLTEDFRHELEMEVGQRPAWAVEAFRDVEQDVRQSMQRVRTSPFLLHTDDVRGFVFDVHSGLLREIDPA; this is translated from the coding sequence ATGACGACCTCTGCATCCGTTCCCACCGAGCCCGAAGACGCCATAGCCAGTGATGGCACCGTCACGGACCGCCTCGTCGAGGCGAACGAGCAGTACGCCGCCGCCTTCACCGACCCGGGGATGGACGCTCGTCCCGTCCTCCACGTCGCCGTGGTGGCCTGCATGGACGCCCGGCTCGACCTGCACGCCGCGCTCGGCCTGGAGCTGGGCGACTGCCACACCATCCGCAACGCGGGCGGCGTCGTCACCGACGACGTGATCCGCTCGCTCACGATCAGTCAGCGGGCGCTCGGCACCCGCAGTGTGGTCCTCATCCACCACACCGGCTGCGGCCTGGAGTCCCTCACCGAGGACTTCCGGCACGAGCTGGAGATGGAGGTCGGCCAGCGCCCCGCCTGGGCGGTCGAGGCCTTCCGGGACGTCGAACAGGACGTACGGCAGTCGATGCAGCGCGTGCGCACCTCGCCCTTCCTGCTGCACACCGACGATGTGCGCGGCTTCGTCTTCGACGTGCACTCGGGCCTGCTGCGGGAGATCGACCCCGCCTGA